The genomic stretch AACAGCCCATCTACCGCGTCCAGGCGAGTTTGCTCATCAAGGACGAAAAGAAGGGCGTCGACACGGGCGAACTGATGAAACAACTCGATATGTTCGGTCAGCAAAAGCTGGTCGATAACGAGATTGAGATCTTAAAGTCTTACACGCTGATGAACAAGATTGTCGGCGATATGAATCTGGAGGTCAAGTACTTTGAGCCATCGAAGTTTGGCAAGCGTGAAGTGTACGGCAACGTACCCATTAAGCTCATGATCGAGCAGGCCAAACCCGAGCTTTACAAAGAGCAATTGGAGATCAGCTTCCCAGAAAACAATCAGGTGCGTTTAAATGGTCGGACTTATCCCATTAACCAAAGCGTGGAGACGCCCTATGGCCGCTTGCGTTTTTTTGCTAGCAAGCCGGTTTTAAAAGAAGAAGAGCCCTTGATTGCACAGGCGATTCCCCGCTCGAAGGCGGTGGAAGGCTACTTAAAGAATTTAAAGACGGAGACGACGAGCAAGCAGTCGACGGTGATCCAGTTGACGCTAGAAGATGCGGTACCCGCCAAAGGGGAAGCGATCTTGAACCGGTTGATCGAGGAGTACAACACAGCCGCCGTGGAAGACAAAAACAAGACGGCATCCAACACCTTGAAGTTTTTGGACGAGCGTTTAGGCTTAGTATCGGGCGAGCTGCAGAACGTAGAAAAGAACGTCGCTCAGTACAAGACCTCGCAGGGGATCACCGATCTGAGCGCGCAGGCGCAGAGCTTTTTGCAGACGGTGCAGACTAATGATGCGCAGCTGAGTCAAGTGAATCTGCAATTAGGTGCCATCCGGGACGTGGAGCGTTACATTAACTCGCGTTCGAGTGAGCGTACGGGTGCTCCTTCCACACTGGGCCTAAGTGATCCGGTGCTGCTGGGTCTGATTACCAAAGTATCCGAGCTGGAGTTGCAACGTGAGCAATTAGCCCGGACGACTTCCGAGCAAAACCCGATGCTGCAAACCCTGGAGAGTCAGATTAAGTCCGTCAAAGCCAACATCAAAGAGAACGTTGAGACTTCGAAGACGATGCTCCGGACGTCGAAAGATCAACTGCTGGCTACCAACCGCAAGATGGAAGGCGTGATCCGGGGTATCCCGCAGAAAGAGCGCTCGCTGATTGATATCTCGCGTCAGCAGGCGATCAAGAATGATTTGTATACGTTTTTACTTCAAAAGCGGGAAGAAACGGCGGTCTCGTTTGCTTCAACGATTGCCGATAGCCGCACGGTGGATATGGCCCGCAGCTCGAATGAGCCGGTAAAGCCCGTAGGCAAAATGATTTTTGCCTTGTTTGGCCTGATTGGTCTAGTGATCCCGGTAGGAGCGATGACGGTAAAAGACGCCATGAACAACCGGGTGATGCGGAGAACGGATGTAGAAGAGATGACCAACGTACCGATTTTGGGCGAGGTGGTCAAAAGCAAAGATGCCGACCGCTTGATTATGTCGCCGCAGAACCGCTCAGTCATCTCCGAGCAGATCCGTACGATCCGAACCAACCTGCAGTTTTTAAAATCAGCCAGTGAGAGTCAGGTGCTCTTGTTTACTTCGAGTATTAGTGGGGAAGGCAAGTCCTTTGTCTCGCTGAATTTGGGAGCAAGTCTAGCGCTGGTGGATCGTCCAACGGTGATTTTGGAGATGGACCTTCGCAAGCCCAAACTGCGGGAAGCTCTGGGGATGGCTAACACGGTGGGGATTAGTAACTACTTGATTGGCGAAGCGAGTCTGGAGGAGTGTTTACATCCGATTCCGGGCTATGAGAACTACTTCATTATGCCGAGTGGACC from Siphonobacter curvatus encodes the following:
- a CDS encoding GumC family protein, giving the protein MATNNPYSSYVPYQVVETDSTNIRAILMRYARNWPWFLVSVVVALGAGYAYLLYQQPIYRVQASLLIKDEKKGVDTGELMKQLDMFGQQKLVDNEIEILKSYTLMNKIVGDMNLEVKYFEPSKFGKREVYGNVPIKLMIEQAKPELYKEQLEISFPENNQVRLNGRTYPINQSVETPYGRLRFFASKPVLKEEEPLIAQAIPRSKAVEGYLKNLKTETTSKQSTVIQLTLEDAVPAKGEAILNRLIEEYNTAAVEDKNKTASNTLKFLDERLGLVSGELQNVEKNVAQYKTSQGITDLSAQAQSFLQTVQTNDAQLSQVNLQLGAIRDVERYINSRSSERTGAPSTLGLSDPVLLGLITKVSELELQREQLARTTSEQNPMLQTLESQIKSVKANIKENVETSKTMLRTSKDQLLATNRKMEGVIRGIPQKERSLIDISRQQAIKNDLYTFLLQKREETAVSFASTIADSRTVDMARSSNEPVKPVGKMIFALFGLIGLVIPVGAMTVKDAMNNRVMRRTDVEEMTNVPILGEVVKSKDADRLIMSPQNRSVISEQIRTIRTNLQFLKSASESQVLLFTSSISGEGKSFVSLNLGASLALVDRPTVILEMDLRKPKLREALGMANTVGISNYLIGEASLEECLHPIPGYENYFIMPSGPIPPNPSELLSNPRMEQMFAELRDKFTYVLVDSPPIGLVTDAQLIAPFTDSTMYMVRHDVTPKHYLKMIDTLYKEQRFQKLNIILNGVGEGEAYYYSYSYGYYGDDKKKLND